The genomic region AAGATCCTGCGCGCGGCGAAGATACTCGCCGAGAGCGGGATCTGCCGCCCCGTCCTGATCGCGCGCCCCGAGCAGGTGGCCGGGAAGCTCAAGGAGTTTTCGATCCCGGCGGGCAAGATCGAGTTCGTCGACATCCCCCGGTTCCCGCGGCTCGACGAGTACGCCGACCGGCTCGCCACACTCCGGCAGCGCCGCGGCGTCACCCGGGAGGACGCCCGGCAGAAGGTCCTCCACCGCAACGTGTTCGGCGCGCTGATGGTCGAGATGGGGGAGGCCGACGGGCTGATCTCGGGGCTCACGATGACGTACTCGGAGACGATCCGGCCGGCCCTCCAGATCGTCGGGATCGAGCCGGGCGTTCGGAGAGTGAGCGGCCTCTACATCCTGATCCTGAAGGACCGCATCTTCCTCTTCGCCGACACGACGGTGAACATCGACCCCTCGGCGGAGGACCTCGCCGAGATCGCGCTGTTGTCGGCCTCCACCGCCGAACGGTTCGGCTTCGAGCCGCGCGTCGCGATGATCTCCTTCTCGAATTTCGGGTCGAACCGCCACCCGAAGGCGGACCGGGTCCGCGACGCCGTCGCGCTCGTCCGGCAGCGCCGCCCCGACCTTCCGATCGACGGCGAGATGCAGGCCGACACGGCGGTTCTCCCCGACCTCCTCGAGAACGACTTTCCGTTCGCGACCGTGCGGCGTCCCAACGTCCTGATCTTTCCCGACCTCGAGTCCGCGAACTCCGCCTACAAGCTCGTCTGGCGGCTCGCCAACGCGGAGGCGATCGGGCCGGTGCTGATGGGGATGAACAAGCCCGTCCACGTCCTGCAGCGGGGCGTCGACGTCACCGACATCGTCAACATGGCGGCGATCGCGGTCGTCGACGCGCAGCGCAACGAGGAGCGTCAGGGCCGCCTGTTGTGAGGCGCCGGCGGGCGGCGCCGCTCCTCCTCCTCTTGGCGGCCGTCGCCGCCTCGGCCGGCTGCGTGACGTTCCGCAAGCCGGCGATCGTCTTCGAAGGAGTCGCGGTCTCCGAGATCACCCGGGACCAGGCCTCGCTCGACGTCGAGCTCGGCGTCACGAACCCGAACGGGTACCGGCTCGGCGTCCGGCAGCTCACGTACCGGCTGTCGATCGACGGGGCCGACGCCGGACAGGGATCGATCGACGCCGCGGTCTCGATCCCGCCGCACGGGAGGGCGACCGTGAAGCTGCCGTTGACGCTCGCGTTCGCGCCGCTGAAGACGCGCGCGCTCGACCTCGCGCTCTCCGGCGGGATCGGCTACGCCGTCGAGGGGGAGATCGTCTTCACGACGCCGCTCGGCGCGGTTCGGCGTCCGTACCGCCATGAGGACCGGCTGAGCCTGTTCCGCTGAACGGATCCGCGA from Thermoanaerobaculia bacterium harbors:
- a CDS encoding LEA type 2 family protein, whose translation is MRRRRAAPLLLLLAAVAASAGCVTFRKPAIVFEGVAVSEITRDQASLDVELGVTNPNGYRLGVRQLTYRLSIDGADAGQGSIDAAVSIPPHGRATVKLPLTLAFAPLKTRALDLALSGGIGYAVEGEIVFTTPLGAVRRPYRHEDRLSLFR